The segment TTCTGACGCTCTTTTTCTTCATCTCTATCATCATCCTGTTGCCTAAAACCGATGGAACGTTCTAAATCCATGTTTTCTCCAAAAGAATCCACTTTCTTTACTGATTATAATTTTGACGTCGCTGATCATTAGTAAATGGCCTGAGTATTAAGCTATCCCCGCGCTGCGTGAATTCAATTCTCTTCAGTACACTCATACCCAGCAACACTTCCCTGCCTTTCAAGCCCGGATTGATACTAGCTCGAACGTTATTCACCTGAATCGGGCCAATTGACACACTGTCCAGTATTGTTGAATAGGCTGTAACCATCCCATTTGCCGTGCTGTAGCGTCTCTCTGGCCCTCTGGGCAGAGACAATCTATCGGCTACATATAAAGGGATAGCCACATCCGTGGCACCTGTATCAAGCAAAAACTGCACATTAACTCCGTTCATTTTACCACTGGTCACGTAGTGGCCATAGCGATTACGCTTAAGAACCACCTCAGTCACCCCAGATTTATCGACCCTGCTGTAGACCGACTGATTGGGGTTCTGCTCCTTATTGAGGAAATAATTGAAGTAGATCATCAACATGGCAAAACCCAGCAGCCAGGCTGAAAATATCATCCATTTACCAATCCGGCGATTACCCTGTTTTTCAGAATTTTTCATTTAATATCTTATAGATGTCCCTATACTTTCGTAGGAGCATCATTAGGCCACCGTTTGGCCCTTGAATGGCCGGTTAGCCACAAGATCTCGCTTTTGCTGCGGACTTAGCTTTTTAATCTGGATTTCTCGTCGTAGAGCTCCACCCTTATCCTCAATCTGCTCGCTGTAAACGAGCTTTACAGGTAATCTTGAACGAGTATATTTCGCCCCCTTCCCCATATTGTGCAGAGCAATCCTAGTATCAACATTGTTTGTGATGCCAGTATAGAGGCTGTTATCAGCACATTGCACAATGTAGACCGTCCAGATTTTATCTTCTGGCTTCAGCTGTCAACTCCAGAAATGACATGCTCATTCATATCGCCGGTGACGGACAGGTGTAACTCGGTAGTATCCGGTAATCGGCTCAGGATATAGGCAGACATCATTACCCCGGTTTTTTGATCATCTGTATTCAATGCCGTCAGTAACTTATCCGCCACAATCTGACAGCGTTGATGTTGATCAGGGCTTTCAACCCATATCTGGCTCATCTGCCAGCCCTTGCTCATGTCATTATCCAGATGGCTGAAGAAATCTTCTGCTTCTGTCACTATATAATCGGGAATTTCAATTGGATATGTTTGGTCTTCCAGGAAAACTTTAAGTATCATAAGTGCTCACTTTTTATAAAATTCAACTGTCATATGTTACTACGCATCAAGGGCCTCATTCCATCAGACAAACTGGCAATCGTCAGAGAAATTCTGGATTCCGCCGAATTTATCGATGGCAGGCTTTCTGCCGGCAAGGAAGCTGTCAGCGTTAAAGATAACGAAGAACTGCCGCAAAACCACCCCGAAATGGCAAGACTCAACAATATTGTCATGGGACATTTAGTGAATCATCCGATATATAAATACGGTGTCCTGCCACATCGCATTGCCGCTCCATTCTATGCCCGCTACACAGCCGGTAAACAGTATGGGAAACATGTAGACGACCCGATTATGGGGGCCGGAGACAGTTATCGTACAGATGTATCCATCACTGTTTTCCTCAATGAACCCGATGAATATGATGGCGGAGAACTGACGGTCTCCAGCCAATACGGTGAAGTCAGAAATAAGTTTCCTGCCGGTGATGCGATTCTTTACCCTTCCGGCAGCCTGCACCAGATACAACCCATCAGCAAAGGCACCCGCCTGGTTGCTGTAACATGGGCACAGAGCATGATACGGGATACAGGACAGCGGGAATTACTTTACAACCTGAGTCAGGCACGTGATGAACTGATTAGAAATGACCCAAAAAACCCGGTTACTCAGAAAGTCAGCACCAGCTACATCAATCTAATCAGGATGTGGGCTGAAGTCTGAAATAAAGTTTCAAGGGCGCCCCTCGTTTTTTTCGTACTGCGTCGTCCCGGTGCCATTGTTTTAGAGACAAATGGAGTTATATGATCGCTCTGGGACGACGTTCCTACAATCAATTATTCCTGCTCCGGTATCTCCATAAAAAAGGCCGCCTATGCGACC is part of the bacterium BMS3Abin11 genome and harbors:
- a CDS encoding GIY-YIG nuclease superfamily protein — encoded protein: MQCADNSLYTGITNNVDTRIALHNMGKGAKYTRSRLPVKLVYSEQIEDKGGALRREIQIKKLSPQQKRDLVANRPFKGQTVA
- a CDS encoding PKHD-type hydroxylase is translated as MLLRIKGLIPSDKLAIVREILDSAEFIDGRLSAGKEAVSVKDNEELPQNHPEMARLNNIVMGHLVNHPIYKYGVLPHRIAAPFYARYTAGKQYGKHVDDPIMGAGDSYRTDVSITVFLNEPDEYDGGELTVSSQYGEVRNKFPAGDAILYPSGSLHQIQPISKGTRLVAVTWAQSMIRDTGQRELLYNLSQARDELIRNDPKNPVTQKVSTSYINLIRMWAEV